A window from Megalobrama amblycephala isolate DHTTF-2021 linkage group LG21, ASM1881202v1, whole genome shotgun sequence encodes these proteins:
- the LOC125257127 gene encoding uncharacterized protein LOC125257127: MCVFGDTVEISVMEGDSVTLNSSLTGIKDDDQIQWRFGYKYTLIAEINVTADRFTVYDDVLDGRFRDRLKLDNQTGYLTITDITTEHAGEYKVFNKHVNIYFALALYVEISVMEGDSVTLNSSLTEIKDDDQIQWRFGTERTLIAEINKLFNRFTVYDDVLDGRFRDRLKLDNQTGSLTITNITTEHDGDYKLQIASRIISLKSFRVSVSDSVHCCGPTEAVIRLVLSALVGVATVIILVYDIRSRRAERDRAHIHTSEI, encoded by the exons atgtgtgtgtttggtgatACAGTTGAAAtctcagtgatggagggagattcagtcactctgaaCTCTAGTCTTACTGGAATCAAGGATGATGATCAGATTCAGTGGAGGTTTGGATATAAAtacactttaatagctgaaatcaatgtaacagccgacagattcactgtatatgatgatgttcttgatgggagattcagagacagactgaagctggacaatcaaactggatatCTGACCATCACAgacatcacaactgaacatgctggagaaTATAAAGTATTTAACAAGCATGTGAACATATATTTCGCTCTTGCTCTCTATG TTGAAAtctcagtgatggagggagattcagtcactctgaaCTCTAGTCTTACTGAAATCAAGGATGATGATCAGATTCAGTGGAGGTTTGGAACTGAACGTACtctaatagctgaaatcaataaactgttcaacagattcactgtatatgatgatgttcttgatgggagattcagagacagactgaagctggacaatcaaactggatctctgaccatcacaaacatcacaactgaacatgaTGGAGATTATAAACTACAAATTGCATCTCGGATAATATCATTAAAATCTTTCAGAGTTTCTGTCAGTG actctgtccactgttgtggtcctactgaagctgtgatccgattggtcctctctgctctggtgggcgtggctactgtcattattctggtttatgacatcagatCCAGAAGAGCTGAACGAGATCGAGCACATATCCACACTTCAGAAATCTAA